The genome window tcaggggtcaaaggGCTGCCAATAGTCATGAATCCGTTCACTCCTCCCTTCTACTTCTCTTCTTTACCTCTCCCTGAAGAGCAGAGGAAGTCCCACTGTTCTAGAGCGCATCCTCTGAGAGGGAGTAACTCAACAGTCTTTCTCAGAAAATACAATACAACCTCTTGGCACTAGTTTCTGTGTGTTGCAATGTGTCATTATACTGTGTAATAAATATATAACTGTGTGTAACAATCTATGTTTTGTAATGATTGGCTACTCATGTAATCAATTACCTATGTTGAACTATGTACAGTGGGGCTGAAAGATACATAATTATTACAAGACCTGTAAATGGCTCGCTAACCTGCAGAAGAAATGGATAAAGACATACAtgtcacactcaaacacacatcaTTTGGTTTATTTACTGTCACACCATGAGAAAGTTCTCCATCATTCATGTAACATGTTTCACTTTTATATCCTGTTGGTCATTCAGCTGAAAAGCTGGCAAGTGTATCATTTAAAAGGAGACAGAAAACTTTGAAATACAGTATTGAACTCCTATCAGACATTGGAAGATTCATGGCTGGGTTGCCAGACTTGTTTGGGCTTTAGCCAACTCTTCTCTGTTTGTACTTTGTCATGCGATATGATAGAAGGTCTGGGCTaaagcacaaacagacctggTAACTAAGCCAGCAAATGTATATACTCAAACAACAACAGCAAAGCAAGCATAGTTAAGAAGTGAATCAGAGTACACCCAAAACcccaccccctcacccctccctacCACCAATAGGACGTGAAGATCATGATCCTGACCTCTGCATTCAAGACAGTGCTCatatcaaagatggtggataaatgaagatgtcccactcaggccgtttaccattgaaaaaaagggtcacaGTTCCGGTCTGTTTAAGGGGTGTTCTCCCATAGACACAAATGCGataacagctgggtctggtctacttagttcatgGACTGCATATGAACCAGAAAAAATAAGGGAGTAGGATGTCTCGCTTCTTCTTTCGTCTCTGCTCATATCACAGGCTGTCAACAACCTGAGAGCGAGAAGAAGAATATAAAACAAAGATGGCCGACAGAGTGGACCATCTTACAGCACCGTACATAGGGTTTGTTGGACTGCACCATAAGGTTTGTCAGTTGTTTAAGGGAACATTATTGAAAGTTCAAAGTGAGAAAGGTAAATACATGCACCTATGATATCATCTGTTATTAAATAAATACCATCTGTCATCTAACATGCAGTGTTAAAAGGTATGTCGACAGTGTTATTACACCTAAAGGCTGAGCTTATAATGCCTTCATAGGAGAGAAAAAAGATCAAGATCTAATGTCTGTGGAAAGGACTGAACCTAGACTTCAAAAAGAAAGACAAAGAACATCACAGAGAATTGAGATCTGTTGAAATGCATTTTTCAAATAAGATCTTGTAAAACAAATTGGCAACGCCTGTTTCCAATTTCCCATTTTATTCACATACAAGGGAGCTGGTGGTTGACTGTTTCAGTCTCAAGATTTTTAATTTTTATACAATTTTACATATTTTTCCCCCAATCACAGACAGTTCATTGTGGTTGtgcaagggagagaggagggagatgagttATTCTGTAATCTTCTCATCTCTCCAAGCAACTATTATTCTCAGCTGCCAAATCATACACACAAACcaaccctccctccatctcttcctctccacaAACCCTGAACACACCACCACCTCTTGTTCTCCTGAGAAACAACCCTCTAAATGAACCCTTcccttctcctctgtctcctcaaaTAACAACATTACAGGCCTCTGATAAGTCCGGGGGTCTGACAAATGTCACCGTTCCCCTTTATCACTccttcacacctcctcctcttcctttcttctcttccctccccctctctctcgtatTCTATCAGTTTTTCCGATAGCGGTTCTTTGGCTTGTCTCCGCATCCAGTGGCCTCGCAGGAGGACAGGCCGGGGGGGGCCTTGCCTGGGTTGATGCTGCTTAGAAGACCTGGCAGCTCGCTGGTGATGGCCTTCTCGATCTTGTCCAGCAGGCAGCCGCCTGAGTAGGAGCACTGGGCGGACAGGGACTTGAAACTGCCGATCGGGTTCACCCCGAAGAAGTCCTGGTAGGCTTCACGGTTGGGCAGGTCGAACTTGCTCACGTTGGTCTTGGCCAGGATGGACTTGAAGATGAAGAACTTGTCCGGGTCGTCCACGATCTCCTTGAACACCAGGTCAGGGTCACTGAAGTAGCTCATCTTGTCCTTAAAGGTCTGAACGTAGCGGTCCACCAGAAGGGCATGGATGCGCACCCGGATGGCATGCTGGCGGATGAAGGCGATCTTGTTCTCCATGCGGTTCTCGATCACCTGGTTTAGGTCTTCCAAGAGGGAGATCTCCTCGCGCTTAAACAGCTCGCGGCTGGTGTCGGGTGCGTAGTCGTAAGGCCAGAAAGAGCTGACGTAGACCCTTGGGGGCTCTGTGACGTTGATGAGGGGTGCTAGCGACCAGAAGAGGGCACCGTAGACACGCATCAAGTCCTGGGTGGCCAGGTTGTCTGCCTTGTTGAGGATGATGCGGATCTGGGACTCACGGCCCTTCAGCTGGCGGAAGAGCATCTCCAGCTCCAGGCCCACGTCCAGCTTGGTGGGGTCAAAGGTCACGAAGATGAGGTCAGCACGATCGATGAACCACTGGCACACGTCATTGAAGGGATAGCCTGGAGGGAGGAGGTAGAAACAGGGTCATTTAACATCAATATCTTGGACAGTCAGGAGTCATGGTTGCATTCCATTTAACACCAATGTCTTGGACAGTCAGGAGTCACGGTTGCATTCCATTTAACACCAATGTCTTGGACAGTCAGGAGTCACGGTTGCATTCCATTTAACACCAATGTCTTGGACAGTCAGGAGTCACGGTTGCATTCCATTTAACACCAATGTCTTGGACAGTCAGGAGTCACGGTTGCCTTCCATTTAACACCAATGTCTTGGGCAGTCAGGAGTCACGGTAGCATTCCATTTAACACCAATGTCTTGGACAGTCAGGAGTCACGGTTGCATGCCATTTAACACAATTGAGGCTAGATTGATTCCTAAATGTcaatttttctattttctattttaggcatttatcagacactcttatccagagcgactgtcACGAtagtcgtaatgattggaccaaggcgcagcgtgagtagcgttccacatctttattataacgtgaaacttcagcaaaatacaaaacaataaatgatcaaacgaaacatgaagacagtgaagtgcaaataggcaccataacaaaaacaagatcccacaaaacacagtggggaaatggctgcctaaatatgatccccaatcagagacaacactAAACAGCTGCcgctgattgggaaccataccaagcacaccaacatagaaataaacaacatagaacacccccagtcactccctgacctactataccaaaGAGCAtaaagggctctctatggtcagggcgtgacagtacccccccaaaggtgcggacaccagccgcaaaacctgaaaccaaattgGGAGGGTAGGGGGGATGATTAATGTCgggggcggctctggtgcgggacgaagaacgcGCTCAGCTCGCGGATCCACCATCTTTGGTGGTGGCTCTGGTACGGGCCGAAGAAAccgctcatcccgcggatccagccatggacccaggctgaacactgtgcctggactggatcTCGATGCcaaggaaggctcctgccatggagcgggactggacaccggccCTGGCCTGGACATCGGTGCAGAGGAAGACTCCAGCCATGGcacgggactggacgccgtgtctggactgggcatcggcgccgaggagggctcctgccatggagctggactggatgcCGTGTTTGAACTggacatcggcgcagaggaaggctcctgccatggagcgggactggacgccatgtctggactgggcatcggcacaGAGGAgagctcctgccatggagctgaaCTGTACGCCGTGTTTGGAAGCTCTGGACCGTTGACCCTCGCTgaaggttccggaccgttgaccgtcgctggaggttccggaccgttgaccgtcgctggaggttccggaccgtggaccgtcgcaggaggttccagaccgtagaccgtctcaggaggttctggactgtagaccgtctcaggaggttccggaccgtagaccgtctcaggaggttccggaccgtggaccgtctctggaggttccggactgtggaccgtcgttggacgttccggactgtggaccgtcgttggaggttccagactgtggaccgttgttggaggttccagactgtggaacgtcgccggaagctctggaatgGGAACTGTTGCCGGGCGCTCTGGACTTGGGACCATctctggaagctctggactgggaaggtgcactggaggcctgatgcgtagggccggcacaggacgtaccggactggggtgGCGCattggaggcctggtgtgtggagctggcacaggacgtactgggctgtggaagcGCACTgaagacctggtgcgtagaacagGCATCAATGGTACCGGACAAATGACACGCTCCTCAAGGCGAGTGTGGAGAGCTAGCACAGGACGTACAGGGCTGGGAAGGcttactggagacctggtgtgtgGAGCTGGCACAACTTTCACCAGATTGATAGCACActcctcaggacgagtacggagagctgactcaggtggcattaAACCGATAACACGCTCCTTAGGACAAATGTCGTGCATCCTCCACCAAATTCAATAACTCaaatttctctctcctccaaatTCTCCCTCAACTCACTGATGGTCTCTGATTCtctccgttcactctcctccagtttccccctcttctcccagactggctctggttcactccttggctccgccgaccaccccttgtgccccccccaaaaaatattttcggGCTGTTTTTTGGGCTTTCTatgtggccgcgaaccccggcgtcgtcgctgtcctccatcATAACCTTCCGTCTGCTGCTCCTGCCAAGGAAGGCGATCCTGTcctgccaggatttcctcccaagtctaggatcccttcccatccaggatctcctcccaagtccaggatacaccttcctcctgggcacgctgcttggtcctgttgtggtgggatcttctgtcacgatcgttgtaatgattggaccaaggcgcagcgtgagtagcattccacatctttattttaacGTGAAACTacagcaaaatacaaaacaataaatgatcaaacgaaacgtgaagacagtgaagtgcaaataggcacctacacaaaaacaagatcccacaaaatacagtggggaaatggctgcctaaatatgatccccaatcagagacaacgctaaacagctgcctctgattgggaaccataccaagcacaccaacatagaaataaacaacatagaatgcccccAGTCACCACTGTCTTAAAGTTCCTCAGTCTATCTGATGATAAGAGGTGATCATGTTTAATATTTTATGTTCATGTGAATTTGAACTGAAGATACTGTAGCGATATAACTTAGAAAAACAGCCATGGCAAAGCTGTTGGACTGACAGTCGCAATGACTTGTGTTTGAGCCCCGGTCGTGCTACCGCCTGAATTTGCTACAAGATCTTCAGCGCTCCTGCTCTCTGTGTGCCTTACCTCTCTCCTGCTGCTTGCGGTTCTCAATGATTCCAGGCGTGTCCACGAAGGTGACCCGCTCCAGCAGCTTGTGGGGCATCTCAATGCCAATCAGCTTCTCAAGAAAGCTCTGCCCAAACTTCTCCAAGGGCGAAAAGGAGCGCGAGCTGTCGGCCGCCATGACGATGCCCTCTATGGAGCGGGTCTTCTCGCCGTGCATGATCACAGTGAACTCAGAGGTAGTGGGCTCAGCACCtagcagacagagggagagaaagacgggAGAGGGATGAGCCAGGGGAAGAGAAAGatgtgagagagggggatggaaaaGGGGaacaggaaagaggagaagatgCAGAAGGGTTGATGAATGAGGGAAAGGCAGGAGGAACAGAAGAATGAGAGAAGATGATAGAGCAGAAGAGGAGGAGTAAGTAGGTAGAGTGAAGAGTTAAGTACATCAGAAACCAGGTGAAAAACCTAaattacttcaattacctcgactaaccgcacattgactcggtactggtacctcctgtatatagcctcgttatttgtattttattgtgtaacttaaaaaaaactttatttactaaatattttcttaactctattttcttaaaactgcattgttggttaaggacttgtaagtaagcatttcacagtgtcacaggcgtcgatgaacggtgaccaaaatgcagcgggtatagtgctcatctttcttctttatttaaaaagaacactcaaaacaaaataaactgacgacgaaacagttccataaggcacacaggctatacagaaaataaccacccacaaaaacacaggaaaaacaggatgcctaagtatggcttccaatcagagacaacgaaagacacctgcctctgattggaagccatacctggccacacatagaaaaagaaacatagaaatagaaaactagaaccaaaatctcctagaaccaaaaaaaaaaaaaccacacaaaacaaacaccccctgccaagccctgaccatactacaattacaaaagacccctttactggtcaggacgtgacacacagtaagatctacacctgttgtattccgtACGTGTGACAAAtatattgatttgatttgagaaacaGGTACATCAGAAACCAGGTGAAAAAACAGGTGCATCAGAAACCAGGTGAAAAAACAGGAATATCAGAAACCAGGTGAAGTTTGAAGGAGCTTACCTGTGTACAGCTGGTAGGGGCTGTCCTTCAGGCCAAGCAGGTAGTTGATCATGGAGGACTTGCCTACACTCCAGGGCCCAAGGAACAACACCATGGGCTTGGAGGTGATCTCCCCATCTgtcaggtagagagaggaggaggaggaggaggtgatgcTGGTTAGAGCCATGGAGGTTTACTGCACTCATGACGACATGGAAGACCAGAGACATAGAGCCGCTCCAGTACATCTGAAACCTAATCTGATAAATCACAACAGCCTATTCACCTGGAGTGTATTCAAATGGAAACAACTGCTGTCATACTGTTGCCTACAATCACACTCACATAAAGAGAATGAGGTGCTTCCCTGAAAGTAAGTCGATGTTCTTAAGATGGTCAACGAAAACTTGAGTTGTTCTAAGCTGGCCAGCTGACAATGTAGAAATTCCAGCATGTATTGCAAAGGTTCCAGACCTCTCTGTGTCTGAGAACATGTTTCTCAACTGTAGGGGTCAGGAACCAGTGCAATGGCCAATGGGATGCAGGCTTGATGCTTCCTCAACCACAGGCTGCATGGTGCACTTGCTTGTAGGTGACAGACAGTAATATGACAGCAAAGCTAGACCACATGCCACTATAGAAATTGTAGTTCTTCGGCGGAATTGCTTTCATTAGTTTGATGATGATGCAATTTCAATACAGTATGTTAGACATGCCCTGCATTGTGGCATTCCCATTTCTATGTCTGGCACAGAGCGCAGGCatgcactgagtggacaaaacattatgaacacctgctctttccatgagagaaactgaccaggtgaattcaggtgaaagctatgctcCCTTACTGATATTACTTGTTAAagaaactgaccaggtgaatccaggtgaaagctatgctcCCTTACTgatattacttgttaaatccacttcaatcagtgtagatgaagggtaggagacaggttaaagaaggatttttaagctttgagacaattgagacatggattgcgtatgtgtgccattcagagggtgaatgggcaagacaaaatatttaagtgcctttgaacagagtaTGGCAGTAAATGCCAAGCACACCGATTTGagtgtttcaagaactgcaacgctgctgggtttttcacactcaacagtttcccgtgtgtatcaaaaatggtccaccatccaatgggcatccagccaacttgacacaaccgtgggaagcattggagtcaacatgggccagtatccctgtggaaaaCTTTCAACaccatgtagagtccatgccccgacaaattaaggctgttctgagagcaaaatgaggtgcatctcaatattaggaaggtgtcagTGTATTGTACTTTGTcctcagtagtgcactatatagggtgtagggtgccatttcagatgtatTCCAAGTCTGTGCTGGGCAGAGTATTAACTAAACATAGTAAGACAGCCTAGTTACTGGACAAAAACCAAAATATATCTTAGCAGCAGCATACTGTCAATGAGCAACATGGAAGAAAGAGgcagaacaggaacatgacatacagaacaggaacatgacaggcagaacagccacatgacatacagaacagccacatgacaggcagaacagccacatgacatacagaacagccacatgacagacagaacagccacatgacagacagaacaggaacatgacatacagaacagccacatgacagacagaacagggacATGACAggcagaacagccacatgacagacagaacaggaacatgacagacagaacagccacatgacagacagaacagggacATGAcatacagaacagccacatgacagacagaacagggacATGAcatacagaacagccacatgacagacagaacagggacATGGcatacagaacagccacatgacagacagaacagccacatgacagacagaacagccacatgacagacagaacaggaacatgacagacagaacagccacatgacagacagaacagccacatgacagacagaacagccacatgacagacagaacagccacatgacaggcagaacaggaacatgacagacagaaaaggaacatgacatacagaacagccacatgacagacagaacaggaacatgacagacagaacaggaacatgacaaacagaacaggaacatgacagacagaacaggaacatgacagacagaacaggaacatgacagacagaacagccacatggcagacagaacagccacatgacagacagaacagccacatgacagacagaacagccacatggcAGACAGAACacccacatgacagacagaacagccacatgacagacagaacagccacatggcagacagaacagccacatgacagacagaacagccacatggcagacagaacagccacatgacagacagaacagccacatgacagacagaacagccacatggcagacagaacagccacatgacagacagaacagccacatgacagacagaacaggcacatgacagacagaacaggcacatgacagacagaacaggagcatgacagacagaacaggcacatgacagacagaacaggcacatgacagacagaacagccacatgacagacagaacagccacatgacagacagaacaggcacatgacagacagaacaggcacatgacagacagaacaggagcataacagacagaacaggagcatgacagacagaacaggcacatgacagacagaacaggcacatgacaggcaGAACAGGagcatgacagacagaacaggcacatgaaAGGGTGAGTGTGAGTGGACATAGTGTTTGTTGGGCTGGTCAGGGTCACTATGTCCTGTCTGTGTAGATCTATTTGTAATTCAGTCAGAAGTAAAAAGACTAAAAaagtgtaaaaaataataataaaaaaaagggaaaaggtgTAGGAAAAAAAGATAGATAAAAAAAGCAGGACATTTTGTCGAAAAATTAACCCACTGTCTGTCGAATGTGTTGCGAAACTATCCTGTCGCTCACAGTGGATGGAATAGTTTACTCCAAAACATGGGAGTGTTGCTGAATTTCCTCTTTACCTCAGTTCGCTCCTCAATTCCTGCACCTTGGTTGGAAAGCGAGGTAATGGTAGTGATCCCTTCCCAAAACATGGGAGAGAAGTAAAGAAATGGCCAATTTTCATTCAAGGAGAGGTACTATAAGTTTATCCAGTGATGACCAATTATTCCCATGATGCCATCCAATCACTGTTTTTCTAAACTTCTTGAATGCATTTCTTGGAATAATATTGTCCGATTGTCAAAACGGTGAACACAAGATATAGAACTGCATTTTCAATGCATTTTCAAAAACGGGTTTCCTTTACAAAACAGTAATTACATTCAGAAATCTATATGAAACACTCAAAACTACAAATGCATTCATCAAAATAAGATAATGCCTGATTAAAGATGAGCACAACCTTCATGTCTTCCGCCATGCTGACAAAACAGAACGTTAGTCTGTCTTTTAAAAGATTCCATAAAATCTATGTATTTCTTTGCAGTCACTTGATAATATTGAGGCCTGATTGATTCATTGGCACGTGTATCATCGCAGTCCAATTCCCTGTATTCTACCTGAGGTTGTTCTGCTGCCATAGACTGGAGAAGGTCTGGTGACTTTTCATCGCCAAGCAATAAAACAAGCCCCAGTAGTAAAAAGGAAAGGTGAATACAGAGGAGGATATGTAACCTATAATATGAATGGATGGGCCTTCAACCAAACCAAAGCAAGCTTGGTAGTGGAAGGTTGTCGGAGATGACGACAAAGTTACTTAGAAGCGACCAGACGTTATTGTCTGCATCTCTGCATGTCAGAATTACAGAGAGAGTCTGAAAGTTGATTAGATCTTTATTATGGAACTTTCCCTAGGTTGTAtatgatttaatacatttacatttacatttaagtcatttagcagacactcttatccagagcgacttacaaattggtgcattcaccttatgatatccagtagaacaaccactttacaatagtgcatctaaatcttttaaggggggggggttagaaggattactttatcctatcccaggtattccttaaagaggtaaTAATACTACTGATGGAGCTTTTCAGAACCTTGTGCCCTTGTATTTGTTCATTGTCAGAAGCAGTGAACATATTTGCATTTTTTCTCTTCTGATGGAAACAATATTTTCATGTTTTGTGAACAAAACACTTAATGGCGAGTCTTGTATCCATTGATGAAATTTGTATTAAAAGTTTATTAAAAGAGTGTCTAAGATATGCAATCCACGTACAAAGGCTAGAAAATGATCAGAAGTTAGGCAAATGTAATTCAGTTCCAAAACATGCTTTCAAGGTCATTTCTTTCTATTTTTatgtccctctctcccacccttaCCTGTGCTTATTTAGCTTAAGCCAGTGCTGCACATGCACCCCCCATTGCACCCCGACCCTCCCCCATACATGTACATACCGGTAGTTTGCACGAAAGGCATGTTTGAATGCTGTAGGGCTCTTTACATCTTTGATCCAATGCGGTAGTGCCTTTAAGCATCCCAATTGTAATGGATGAGACCTCAGGGAATCCTTTCTCAATAGGAATTCATGTATAACTGCAGATTGAGGATCTCCCCTTTTTAGTTGATTAGTATAGAATTAAGGGACTGAGTTAGAATTGTATACTGTATTTACTTAGTATCAAGGGGAAGTAGGTCCCTCAATTGTTTTGTGAACGTTCAGTCATAAAATGACCTCGTAAATGACTTTAATTTTCCATTACAGTAGTTCTTTGAAATACAAATGATTTCTGCTCAAGTTTACAGCAGTTCAAAGTGATGTGAATGAAAATGCCTATGCCACAACTGATAATTGTGACATACAGGATAATTTGGTTGCTCCAAACAACCAAACTGGTCCATACCAAGGACCAATGGCTGGGGTCCTGGGAGTGTGAAAGAGGGGGGTGAGCACTTCAGCCAGTGCCATGCTTCGGGAAAGGTCCCCCCACTATACCAACCTGTGTTCCCATCCCCCAGTGTTCGTCCGGCTGTTAGGTGAAGGGGTGGTGAGGTGGGGATGaggaagggagagtgagagggaaggagagatgtcgGGGCATAATCACGTTTAACTGGAAGTGTCAAACATGCAGATCTATAATGGATGAAGTTGAAGGTTACTTGACAACAGGTGTCGGCAGGGGGGGGGGATCTGTGGGATCCAGATCAATCATTCCTTCCGGTACACTACACTCCATACAGTTCAATTCGTTATGTGACAGTTAGTCAAATTACAGTAAAGAGGGAGACATAGCAACATCTTCAAGGAATTTCTCAGTCAAGGGAACGAACCATTGCATCGATAA of Salmo trutta chromosome 1, fSalTru1.1, whole genome shotgun sequence contains these proteins:
- the srl gene encoding sarcalumenin isoform X2, whose protein sequence is MKGIVSICCFFSLLVLALAEEEVEDVLSNILRDRSHIDETLRLASEENAAENYHAAIQKLRKIYHSAVKPMEQAYKYNELRAHEISDGEITSKPMVLFLGPWSVGKSSMINYLLGLKDSPYQLYTGAEPTTSEFTVIMHGEKTRSIEGIVMAADSSRSFSPLEKFGQSFLEKLIGIEMPHKLLERVTFVDTPGIIENRKQQERGYPFNDVCQWFIDRADLIFVTFDPTKLDVGLELEMLFRQLKGRESQIRIILNKADNLATQDLMRVYGALFWSLAPLINVTEPPRVYVSSFWPYDYAPDTSRELFKREEISLLEDLNQVIENRMENKIAFIRQHAIRVRIHALLVDRYVQTFKDKMSYFSDPDLVFKEIVDDPDKFFIFKSILAKTNVSKFDLPNREAYQDFFGVNPIGSFKSLSAQCSYSGGCLLDKIEKAITSELPGLLSSINPGKAPPGLSSCEATGCGDKPKNRYRKN
- the srl gene encoding sarcalumenin isoform X1, which codes for MKGIVSICCFFSLLVLALAEEEVEDVLSNILRDRSHIDETLRLASEENAAENYHAAIQKLRKIYHSAVKPMEQAYKYNELRAHEISAGRTLGDGNTDGEITSKPMVLFLGPWSVGKSSMINYLLGLKDSPYQLYTGAEPTTSEFTVIMHGEKTRSIEGIVMAADSSRSFSPLEKFGQSFLEKLIGIEMPHKLLERVTFVDTPGIIENRKQQERGYPFNDVCQWFIDRADLIFVTFDPTKLDVGLELEMLFRQLKGRESQIRIILNKADNLATQDLMRVYGALFWSLAPLINVTEPPRVYVSSFWPYDYAPDTSRELFKREEISLLEDLNQVIENRMENKIAFIRQHAIRVRIHALLVDRYVQTFKDKMSYFSDPDLVFKEIVDDPDKFFIFKSILAKTNVSKFDLPNREAYQDFFGVNPIGSFKSLSAQCSYSGGCLLDKIEKAITSELPGLLSSINPGKAPPGLSSCEATGCGDKPKNRYRKN